The Fusobacterium massiliense DNA window AATAAAATTTATACTTTCCTTACAAATAAAAAAAGCCAATTATAGATTTTTAATAGAATCCTATAATTGACTTTCTTAATATTATATTTCTAATATAATTAAATACTATATTTCGAATTTTAAATTTGAAACAAAGGAAAAAAACTACTATTTATTTTGTAATTGTTCTCCAGTATAAATCCAATCAAATTCAACATTTTGAGTTTTGAAAAATTCTTCTGCTGCTTCTTTTCCATTATCTCTAGCTGCTGGTACTCCAGTTTCTGAGTCCACATGTAATAAGTAATCAGTAGGTGCTTTAATTTCAAGTTGTAATTTATATTTTCCAACTGGGATTAATCCTTTTTTAACATTGATTCCATAGTGTGCTCCATCATCAGCATTCATTGGCATAAAAGTTCCTGAAGTTATTTCAGTTTTTCCATCTTCAGATAATACTTTATAATTTACTGTTAAATAAGCTGGCCATATATCTTGTCCTTCTCCAAATCCATATTTAACTGCAGCTTCTGGTAATAAGTGAATATCTGCTTCTAAGTGCATATCAGATTCAGCTGCTGAAGGTTGTTTTCCTTCAGGTATCATATCAACTGCTTGGAAATATACAGCTGCTACTTGATAAGGTCCAACTACTTTTTCTTCACCAATAGGTGTTTCAGCAAATCCAGATTCTCCTGGTTTTTCAGCAGGTGCTGCTTGAGCTTCAGCTGCTGGTTGTTCTGCAGGTGCTGCTGCCTCTTCTTTCTTTTCTCCACATGCAACAAGCCCCAATGCAAGCAATGCTGCTAATAAAAATTTTAAATTTTTCATAAAAAATACCTCCCTAAATTTATAATAAAATATAAAAAACTTTGTAAACTAGTTATTTTCTGCTTCTTTTTTAGCTTTTTTTTCTTTTAACGAATTATTTAGCAACATCCAGCAAGAAGCAATTACCAACATAATTTGTGGTATTAATGTTTCAGCTCTATCATATATATTAAGCCATGTATTTTGATATCCATTCATTGCTGGTATAGTTGTACTTCCTGATATAACTCCTGCTTCAGTAAGTTCAACAACACCTTTTCCCATAAACGAAATACATAACAAGAATAATAAGATACTTGTAAATTTAAAAAATGGTTTTAATGGTAATCTAACTGTAGTATATCTAAATATAACATAAATTGCTATCAAAACTACAGTTCCTACTAAAAATCCATAAAAAGCAAACATCTTATTAGTTTGACCTCCAGTTAACATAGCTTTATAGAACAGTACTAATTCTGCCCCTTCTCTTAAAACAGCTAAAAAAGCCGAAAAAATTAAAGCTCTCCCACTGTTTTGGTCTATTGATTTTTGAACTTGAGATTTTATATATCTTGACCATGCTTCTTCTTCAGAACGAGATAAAATCCAGTTACTTACCCAGAATAAGACAGCAACAGCTAGAAACATTGTTATCCCTTCCATCATTTCTTGTCCTACTCCACCAAGTAGAATATCTATTAAAAATGCTAATATGAATGAACCTATAACTCCTGCTCCCATTCCATAATACACTTGTTTGCACAACTTTTCATTTCCTGTTTTTACTAAGTACGCAATAATAGCAACTACTACTAATATAGCTTCTAATCCTTCTCTCAAAAGTAGACCAAAAGAAGCTCCAAAAGATTTTAGTTTTATTGTTGTTTCATCTCCAGTTACCACAGAGCCACCTTTAAATAATATTTCTCCAACTGAATCTGGAGAATCTTTTGCTACAGCTCCGTCCAACACCATAGCATCTCTATAAACTTTAACAGCTAATAAATCAATTTCATCATCAAGTTCTTTGACATTTCCTTGAAGATTTCCTTTTAGTACATGCTTAATTCTACGAAATGTAGCTTCAATTTCATTAACTCTTTTTGCTGCTATATTTACCATAACATTTTTCTCGAAACCTTGTACTTCATAATAACCAAAATAAGCTCTGTTCATTGCATCATATGCTTCATCATTATTCCCAGTTTCAATTGCTTTTTTAGCAGCTTGAAATTCAACATTCATATCTTTG harbors:
- a CDS encoding iron transporter; translated protein: MKNLKFLLAALLALGLVACGEKKEEAAAPAEQPAAEAQAAPAEKPGESGFAETPIGEEKVVGPYQVAAVYFQAVDMIPEGKQPSAAESDMHLEADIHLLPEAAVKYGFGEGQDIWPAYLTVNYKVLSEDGKTEITSGTFMPMNADDGAHYGINVKKGLIPVGKYKLQLEIKAPTDYLLHVDSETGVPAARDNGKEAAEEFFKTQNVEFDWIYTGEQLQNK
- a CDS encoding FTR1 family iron permease, which translates into the protein MSFVFGIIFSLLVSFSSLNVEAAQKKKYDTWQDVAKDMNVEFQAAKKAIETGNNDEAYDAMNRAYFGYYEVQGFEKNVMVNIAAKRVNEIEATFRRIKHVLKGNLQGNVKELDDEIDLLAVKVYRDAMVLDGAVAKDSPDSVGEILFKGGSVVTGDETTIKLKSFGASFGLLLREGLEAILVVVAIIAYLVKTGNEKLCKQVYYGMGAGVIGSFILAFLIDILLGGVGQEMMEGITMFLAVAVLFWVSNWILSRSEEEAWSRYIKSQVQKSIDQNSGRALIFSAFLAVLREGAELVLFYKAMLTGGQTNKMFAFYGFLVGTVVLIAIYVIFRYTTVRLPLKPFFKFTSILLFLLCISFMGKGVVELTEAGVISGSTTIPAMNGYQNTWLNIYDRAETLIPQIMLVIASCWMLLNNSLKEKKAKKEAENN